One window of the Verrucomicrobium sp. genome contains the following:
- the ribB gene encoding 3,4-dihydroxy-2-butanone-4-phosphate synthase, with amino-acid sequence MPPKKKKSPAGGARFDSIPSVLADLRQGKMVIVTDDEDRENEGDLVMAACKATTHSVNFMAVHARGLICAPITPERAAQLGLQRMVAENQESYRTDFTVSVDAAKGVTTGISASDRAAAIRILSDPKAKPAALVQPGHIFPLQAKPGGVLQRAGHTEAAVDLVRMAGMDPSAVICEIMREDGEMARLPELLKFRRRHKPEALFDPVSHRIPPLYREARPRGAEDPHADGFWRL; translated from the coding sequence ATGCCGCCCAAGAAGAAAAAAAGCCCCGCCGGGGGCGCGCGTTTCGACTCCATTCCCTCCGTCCTGGCCGACTTGCGCCAGGGCAAGATGGTCATCGTCACCGATGACGAAGACCGGGAGAACGAGGGCGACCTGGTCATGGCCGCCTGCAAGGCGACGACCCATAGCGTCAACTTCATGGCCGTCCACGCCCGGGGCCTTATCTGCGCGCCGATCACCCCGGAGCGCGCCGCGCAGCTGGGCCTCCAGCGGATGGTGGCGGAAAACCAGGAAAGCTACCGGACCGACTTCACCGTCTCCGTTGACGCTGCCAAGGGGGTCACCACCGGGATCAGCGCCTCCGACCGCGCCGCCGCCATCCGCATCCTGTCCGATCCCAAGGCGAAGCCCGCCGCCCTGGTCCAGCCGGGCCACATCTTCCCCCTCCAGGCAAAGCCGGGCGGCGTCCTCCAGCGCGCCGGGCACACGGAGGCGGCCGTCGACCTCGTCCGCATGGCGGGGATGGACCCCTCCGCGGTGATCTGCGAGATCATGCGGGAGGACGGCGAGATGGCCCGCCTGCCGGAGCTGCTCAAGTTCCGCCGCCGCCACAAGCCTGAAGCTCTGTTCGATCCAGTCTCTCATCGAATACCGCCGCTGTATCGAGAAGCTCGTCCGCGCGGAGCAGAAGATCCGCATGCCGACGGATTTTGGCGACTTTGA
- the ribA gene encoding GTP cyclohydrolase II: MPTDFGDFDLHLYRSLTDGQHHLALVRGPIDGKKPILVRVHSECLTGDVFGSRRCDCGGQLHTALKQIDQAGSGVLLYMRQEGRGIGLAAKIHAYKLQEEGLDTVQANLKLGYASDLREYGIGAQILSDLGVRKIRLMTNNPKKVVGLGGYGLEIVEQVPVRIPPNPHNKRYLETKRRKMGHIL; this comes from the coding sequence ATGCCGACGGATTTTGGCGACTTTGACCTGCACCTCTACCGCTCCCTGACGGACGGCCAGCACCACCTGGCCCTGGTGCGCGGCCCGATCGACGGGAAGAAGCCGATTCTGGTCCGCGTCCATAGCGAATGCCTGACGGGCGACGTCTTCGGCTCCCGCCGCTGCGATTGCGGGGGCCAGCTCCATACCGCGCTGAAGCAGATCGACCAGGCCGGTTCCGGCGTCCTCCTCTACATGCGGCAGGAGGGCCGGGGCATCGGCCTGGCGGCGAAGATCCACGCCTACAAGCTCCAGGAAGAGGGCCTCGACACCGTGCAGGCCAACCTGAAGCTGGGCTACGCCTCCGACCTGCGGGAATACGGCATCGGCGCGCAGATTCTTTCCGACCTGGGAGTGCGGAAGATCCGCCTCATGACGAACAATCCGAAGAAGGTCGTCGGCCTGGGCGGCTACGGCCTGGAAATCGTCGAGCAGGTGCCGGTCCGCATCCCGCCCAACCCGCACAACAAGCGCTACCTGGAAACCAAGCGCCGCAAGATGGGACACATTCTATGA
- the alaS gene encoding alanine--tRNA ligase, producing MTSAQLRNSFLEFFREKDHAIVASSSLMPDAPNLLFTNAGMNQFVPIFLGQAECPFTPPRAADTQKCIRAGGKHNDLEDVGLDTYHHTFFEMLGNWSFGNYFKAEAIAWAWELLVDRWKFPPERLYATVYKPGEGDPAEFDQEAYHLWSRIFTKHGLDPAVHIVYGNKKDNFWMMGETGPCGPCSEIHVDLTPAGDTKGSLVNQGHASCIEIWNLVFIQYNATADGGFVELPARHVDTGMGFERACSVVQCTDNFRVFDPKKISNYATDVFHPYFEALKELSRRSYHGTMPKPGTAGETEQEKMDVAFRVIADHIRTLSLAIADGIIPSNEGRGYVLRRILRRAVRYGRVLGLTEPFLHSLVPVVARSLGEVFPEVDRQIALVARVIRGEEESFFKTIDRGLGTFEQMAAATRAAGKSVLSGPDAFQLYDTYGFPLDLTQLMARESGLTIDEAGFESLMEAQRSRSQAAQKKEAVVVQSGSVAKIPATLFVGYDALEAQATLLHREGTAVIVDQTPFYAEMGGQVGDQGELILGEETFRVEDTVRTPAGHYLHKLAAEEEALGGLQPGAVVTLRVDETRRTRISRHHSATHLLHEALRHVLGGGVGQKGSHVGPNGLRFDFSFPKALTNEELAAVQARLNEHIEGGAPIATTERPYKEVKNDSSILQFFNDKYGEKVRVVDIGGYSKELCGGTHAQSAGEIGFCKVILESGIAAGVRRIEAVAGQALTEHVEAEAPKQDERWKQLRAKKANIEALPAFKTVADPHDNWRQLLARQEQLAILEADVLRWEKEETARIAAHYKNAAERQSEELIARAQDRRGIPTIIEDCGEQHPDYLIHLVEAVKKRWNGVLIIAAHYQGKASVAVNVADSYRQYINAATLIEGIMPIVNGRGGGKPSFARGSGSAPEKVPDALRKASELF from the coding sequence ATGACTTCCGCGCAGCTTCGCAACAGTTTCCTCGAGTTTTTCCGCGAAAAAGACCACGCCATCGTGGCGTCCTCCAGTCTGATGCCGGACGCGCCGAATCTTTTGTTCACCAACGCGGGGATGAACCAGTTCGTGCCCATCTTCCTGGGGCAGGCGGAATGTCCCTTCACGCCGCCCCGGGCGGCTGACACGCAAAAGTGCATCCGCGCGGGCGGCAAGCACAACGACTTGGAGGACGTGGGCCTGGACACCTACCACCACACGTTCTTTGAGATGCTGGGGAACTGGTCCTTCGGCAACTATTTCAAGGCGGAGGCGATCGCCTGGGCCTGGGAGCTGCTGGTGGACCGCTGGAAGTTTCCGCCTGAGCGGCTCTACGCCACGGTCTACAAGCCGGGGGAGGGGGATCCCGCCGAGTTCGACCAGGAGGCCTACCACCTCTGGAGCCGCATCTTCACGAAGCACGGCCTCGATCCGGCCGTCCACATCGTCTACGGCAACAAGAAGGACAATTTCTGGATGATGGGGGAGACCGGCCCCTGCGGTCCCTGTTCGGAAATCCACGTCGACCTGACGCCCGCCGGGGACACGAAGGGGAGCCTGGTCAACCAGGGCCACGCCAGCTGCATCGAGATCTGGAACCTCGTCTTCATCCAATACAACGCGACGGCCGACGGCGGCTTCGTGGAGCTGCCCGCCCGCCACGTGGACACGGGCATGGGCTTCGAGCGAGCCTGCTCCGTGGTCCAGTGCACGGATAATTTCCGCGTCTTCGACCCGAAGAAGATCTCCAATTACGCGACCGACGTCTTTCACCCCTACTTCGAGGCGCTCAAGGAGCTTTCCCGCCGCAGCTATCACGGCACCATGCCGAAGCCCGGCACCGCCGGGGAGACGGAGCAGGAGAAGATGGACGTGGCCTTCCGCGTCATCGCCGACCATATCCGCACCCTGAGCCTGGCGATCGCCGACGGTATCATCCCCAGCAACGAGGGGCGCGGCTACGTCCTGCGCCGCATCCTGCGCCGCGCCGTCCGCTACGGCCGCGTGCTGGGGTTGACGGAGCCCTTCCTGCACTCCCTGGTGCCGGTGGTGGCCCGTTCCCTGGGGGAGGTTTTCCCGGAGGTCGACCGGCAGATCGCCCTCGTCGCCCGCGTCATCCGCGGGGAGGAGGAGAGCTTCTTTAAGACTATCGACCGCGGCCTGGGCACTTTCGAGCAGATGGCGGCCGCGACGCGCGCCGCCGGAAAGAGCGTCCTCTCCGGCCCCGACGCCTTCCAGCTTTACGACACCTACGGCTTCCCCCTGGACCTCACGCAGCTGATGGCGCGGGAAAGCGGCCTGACCATCGACGAGGCGGGCTTCGAGTCCCTCATGGAGGCGCAGCGCAGCCGTTCCCAGGCGGCGCAGAAGAAGGAGGCCGTCGTCGTCCAGTCCGGCAGCGTCGCCAAGATTCCCGCCACCCTCTTCGTCGGCTACGACGCGCTGGAGGCCCAGGCCACCCTCCTGCACCGGGAGGGGACCGCCGTCATCGTCGACCAGACGCCGTTCTACGCGGAGATGGGCGGCCAGGTGGGCGACCAGGGCGAATTGATCCTGGGCGAGGAGACCTTCCGCGTGGAGGACACCGTCCGCACCCCGGCGGGCCATTACCTGCACAAGCTGGCGGCGGAGGAGGAAGCCCTGGGCGGCCTGCAGCCCGGCGCGGTCGTCACCCTGCGGGTGGACGAAACCCGGCGCACCCGCATTTCCCGGCACCACTCCGCCACCCACCTCCTGCACGAGGCGCTCCGCCACGTCCTGGGCGGCGGCGTGGGGCAAAAGGGTTCCCACGTGGGGCCCAACGGCCTGCGTTTCGACTTCTCCTTCCCCAAAGCCCTGACCAATGAGGAGCTGGCCGCGGTACAGGCCCGCCTCAACGAGCACATCGAGGGCGGCGCCCCGATCGCCACCACGGAGCGCCCCTACAAGGAGGTGAAGAACGATTCCTCCATCCTCCAGTTCTTCAACGACAAGTACGGGGAGAAGGTCCGCGTCGTCGACATCGGCGGCTATTCCAAGGAGCTTTGCGGGGGCACCCACGCGCAGAGCGCGGGGGAGATCGGCTTCTGCAAGGTGATCCTGGAAAGCGGCATCGCGGCGGGCGTCCGCCGCATCGAGGCCGTCGCCGGCCAGGCCCTTACGGAGCATGTGGAGGCCGAGGCGCCGAAGCAGGACGAGCGCTGGAAGCAGCTCCGCGCGAAGAAGGCGAACATCGAGGCCCTGCCCGCTTTCAAGACCGTCGCCGATCCCCACGACAACTGGCGCCAGCTTCTGGCCCGCCAGGAGCAGCTGGCCATCCTGGAGGCCGACGTCCTGCGCTGGGAGAAGGAGGAGACCGCCCGCATTGCGGCCCATTATAAGAACGCCGCCGAGCGCCAGTCGGAAGAGCTCATCGCCCGCGCCCAGGACCGGCGGGGCATCCCCACCATCATCGAGGATTGCGGGGAGCAGCATCCCGACTACCTCATCCACCTGGTGGAGGCGGTAAAGAAGCGTTGGAATGGCGTGCTGATTATCGCCGCCCATTACCAGGGGAAGGCCAGCGTGGCGGTGAACGTCGCCGACAGCTATCGCCAATACATCAACGCCGCCACCCTCATCGAGGGGATCATGCCCATCGTCAATGGACGGGGAGGCGGGAAGCCCTCCTTCGCCCGCGGTTCCGGCTCCGCGCCGGAAAAGGTCCCCGACGCGCTCCGCAAGGCTTCCGAGCTGTTCTAA
- a CDS encoding riboflavin synthase — protein MFTGLIEMRGTVMAREVGADAVKLTLEAGQMAAEAVLGESIAVNGCCLTVAAIEEECLRFDLLAETERRTNLKSLLPGATVNLERALRADARLGGHFVSGHVDQTGRIAVWEPRGKDYRLEVEFDPAYGRYLVPKGCIAVDGISLTLAEVEKDRFGVWIIPHTRSVTALEERKAGDLVNLEFDLLAKYVEKMVKPQG, from the coding sequence ATGTTCACCGGTTTGATCGAGATGCGCGGCACCGTGATGGCCCGCGAGGTTGGCGCGGACGCCGTGAAGCTGACCCTGGAGGCGGGCCAAATGGCCGCCGAGGCGGTGCTGGGAGAGAGCATCGCGGTCAACGGCTGCTGCCTGACCGTCGCCGCGATCGAGGAGGAGTGCCTCCGCTTCGACCTCCTGGCGGAGACGGAACGGCGGACCAATTTGAAGTCCCTGCTGCCCGGCGCCACGGTGAACCTGGAGAGGGCCCTCCGCGCCGACGCCCGGCTGGGCGGCCACTTCGTCAGCGGCCACGTCGACCAGACCGGGCGGATCGCCGTTTGGGAGCCGCGGGGGAAGGATTACCGGCTGGAGGTGGAATTCGACCCCGCCTACGGCCGTTACCTGGTGCCGAAGGGGTGCATCGCCGTCGACGGGATCAGCCTGACCCTGGCGGAGGTGGAGAAGGACCGCTTCGGCGTCTGGATCATCCCCCATACCCGCTCCGTCACCGCGCTGGAGGAACGGAAGGCCGGGGATCTGGTAAATCTGGAATTCGACCTCCTGGCCAAATACGTCGAGAAAATGGTGAAACCGCAGGGCTGA
- the nusB gene encoding transcription antitermination factor NusB translates to MSMRRIARETAVQFLYQERPANGPSLDEALALFWPMREIAENTRAFAEELIRGTLSRLPQVDEKIKAYVENWDFERVASVDRAILRLAVYEMLFRDDIPPVVSINEAIEVAKRFSSEESGRFVNGILDRVCKDLLRPARQAAGGQ, encoded by the coding sequence ATGTCGATGCGCCGAATCGCCCGTGAGACCGCCGTCCAGTTCCTCTACCAGGAACGCCCGGCGAACGGCCCGTCCCTGGACGAGGCCCTGGCCCTCTTTTGGCCGATGCGGGAGATCGCCGAGAACACCCGCGCCTTCGCCGAGGAACTGATCCGGGGGACTCTCTCCCGCCTCCCGCAGGTGGACGAGAAGATCAAGGCCTACGTGGAGAACTGGGACTTCGAGCGCGTCGCCTCCGTCGACCGCGCCATCCTCCGCCTGGCCGTTTACGAGATGCTTTTCCGCGACGACATCCCCCCCGTCGTCTCCATCAACGAGGCGATCGAGGTGGCCAAGCGCTTCAGCTCGGAAGAATCGGGCCGCTTCGTCAACGGTATCCTGGACCGCGTCTGCAAGGACCTGCTCCGCCCCGCGCGTCAGGCGGCGGGAGGGCAGTAG
- a CDS encoding glycosyltransferase family 2 protein, giving the protein MRVGIFWPLFGAVLALMVAGIVLGLVSVGPAAWLIGFSYIAYDSWILGRMVWGSWRLPRREGVPAGSRLTVTVVVCARNERVILPSCLESLAAQDEPAEEIIVLDDGSTDGTAAWMAAAWPGLRLVSQPHSGKAAALNRGWRAAREELVLTLDADTRPEPGALRAVRDAFAADPALTAAGGVLFPHCRPAPGGQLFAFFQKFEYLRSYLWRAVWARGEMLLLVSGAFAIYRREALEALGGFDAKSWVEDYDLVYRLYRHAGDRGLPWKVGVVAGARAVTDAPAAFRPFLHQRTRWFAGFLDTLFQAREMVGNGRYGAMGRRMLPMKVVDTLLPLYALLALLLLAYLLLSGSAWSGPILAVLLAKFLYDILLHAAAIGLFQRWQGLPQSPALWFQALAATVTEPFFFQILRHLGAFLGWIAFLRRRVHWTPQREVSTGNP; this is encoded by the coding sequence ATGCGGGTAGGGATTTTCTGGCCGCTCTTCGGCGCGGTGCTGGCGCTCATGGTGGCGGGCATCGTCCTGGGATTGGTGAGCGTGGGCCCGGCGGCCTGGCTGATCGGCTTTTCCTACATCGCTTACGATTCCTGGATTTTGGGCCGGATGGTTTGGGGGAGCTGGCGGCTGCCCCGTCGGGAAGGCGTTCCTGCCGGTTCCCGCCTCACGGTGACCGTCGTCGTCTGCGCGCGGAATGAGAGGGTGATTCTCCCGTCCTGCTTGGAAAGCCTCGCGGCGCAGGACGAGCCGGCGGAGGAAATCATCGTCCTGGACGACGGCTCGACGGACGGGACCGCCGCCTGGATGGCGGCGGCTTGGCCCGGGCTGCGGCTGGTCAGCCAGCCCCACTCCGGCAAGGCGGCGGCGCTCAATCGCGGCTGGCGGGCGGCGCGGGAAGAATTGGTCCTTACCCTGGACGCGGACACCCGGCCGGAACCGGGCGCGCTCCGCGCCGTGCGGGACGCCTTTGCCGCCGATCCCGCGCTGACGGCGGCGGGCGGGGTGCTTTTTCCCCACTGCCGCCCCGCGCCCGGGGGGCAGCTCTTCGCCTTCTTTCAAAAGTTCGAGTATCTCCGCTCCTACCTGTGGCGCGCGGTCTGGGCGCGGGGGGAGATGCTGCTCCTGGTTTCCGGGGCCTTTGCCATCTATCGGCGGGAGGCGTTGGAGGCTCTGGGCGGCTTTGACGCGAAAAGCTGGGTGGAGGATTACGATCTGGTTTACCGCCTTTACCGCCACGCGGGGGACCGGGGATTGCCCTGGAAGGTCGGCGTGGTGGCCGGGGCGCGGGCGGTGACGGACGCGCCCGCCGCCTTCCGGCCTTTCCTGCACCAGCGGACGCGGTGGTTCGCCGGATTCCTCGACACCCTTTTCCAAGCGCGGGAAATGGTCGGCAACGGCCGCTACGGCGCCATGGGGCGGCGGATGCTGCCGATGAAGGTCGTCGACACGCTCCTGCCGCTCTATGCCCTGCTGGCCCTGCTGCTCCTGGCTTATCTTCTTCTTTCCGGGAGCGCCTGGAGCGGGCCGATCCTGGCCGTCCTTCTGGCGAAGTTTCTTTACGACATCCTCCTGCACGCCGCCGCCATCGGCCTTTTCCAGCGGTGGCAGGGCCTCCCGCAGAGCCCGGCGCTCTGGTTCCAGGCCCTTGCCGCCACGGTGACGGAGCCGTTCTTTTTCCAGATCCTGCGCCATCTGGGGGCTTTTCTGGGATGGATCGCCTTCCTGCGGCGGCGGGTCCATTGGACGCCCCAGCGGGAGGTCTCGACGGGGAATCCGTAG
- the ftsY gene encoding signal recognition particle-docking protein FtsY — translation MGFWRRLADKISPVTAVAQAVGGAKDLLQRFTNREEPPDWEALFIESDLGVELSQRWLDGLEKQRLTRDLPGAEAWLSAEMRRLVEPPAPVPVTGKPEVILLLGVNGGGKTTTAAKLAHQAHAAGRKVVLGAADTFRAAAVDQLQVWGDRVGVPVVSAPPGTDPASVAFRSYEAAQEADLLIVDTAGRLPNKNNLILELQKIERTLRKKAADAPHHRWLVVDGTSGGNILVQARAFHQAVGLTGMILSKYDASAKGGMIAAVRAELGIPTLYLGTGEGPDDLRPFSAEDYVRDFFGD, via the coding sequence GTGGGTTTCTGGCGCCGCCTCGCCGACAAGATTTCCCCCGTCACCGCCGTGGCCCAGGCCGTCGGCGGGGCCAAGGACCTCCTCCAACGCTTCACCAACCGGGAGGAGCCGCCCGATTGGGAGGCCCTCTTCATCGAGTCCGACCTGGGCGTGGAGCTTTCCCAGCGCTGGCTGGACGGCCTGGAAAAGCAGCGCCTGACGCGGGACCTGCCCGGCGCGGAGGCGTGGCTCTCCGCCGAGATGCGCCGCCTGGTCGAGCCGCCCGCTCCCGTTCCCGTCACCGGCAAGCCGGAGGTCATCCTCCTCTTGGGCGTCAACGGCGGCGGCAAGACGACGACCGCCGCCAAGCTGGCCCACCAGGCCCATGCCGCGGGCCGGAAGGTGGTCCTGGGCGCGGCGGACACTTTCCGCGCCGCCGCCGTAGACCAGCTCCAGGTCTGGGGGGACCGGGTGGGCGTGCCGGTCGTCTCCGCGCCGCCGGGGACCGATCCGGCCAGCGTCGCCTTCCGTTCCTATGAGGCGGCGCAAGAGGCCGATCTCCTTATCGTCGACACGGCGGGCCGCCTGCCGAATAAGAACAACCTGATTCTGGAACTTCAGAAGATCGAGCGCACCCTGCGGAAGAAGGCGGCCGACGCGCCGCACCACCGCTGGCTGGTGGTGGACGGCACCTCCGGCGGCAACATCCTGGTCCAGGCCCGCGCCTTCCACCAGGCCGTGGGGCTGACGGGGATGATCCTCAGCAAATACGACGCCTCCGCCAAGGGCGGCATGATCGCCGCCGTCCGGGCGGAACTGGGCATCCCCACCCTTTACCTGGGCACCGGCGAAGGGCCGGACGACTTGCGGCCCTTTTCCGCAGAGGATTATGTCCGCGACTTTTTCGGCGACTGA
- a CDS encoding 6,7-dimethyl-8-ribityllumazine synthase — MKFAAVVSTYHREYTESLYRSAKKIIEGKGHSLDVVWVPGSFEIPLAVQRLARKKPRYAAIMAFGIVWEGKTRHAGEIIRACTDSLMRIMLENDIPILHEVLSIHTESEVRARTMGRLNRGVEAAEAALAMTGQPKK, encoded by the coding sequence ATGAAATTCGCCGCCGTCGTCAGCACCTACCACCGGGAATACACGGAGTCTCTCTACCGCTCCGCCAAGAAGATCATCGAGGGGAAGGGGCACAGCCTGGACGTCGTCTGGGTTCCGGGCTCCTTTGAAATCCCCCTGGCCGTCCAGCGCCTGGCCCGCAAGAAGCCGCGCTACGCCGCCATCATGGCCTTCGGCATCGTCTGGGAAGGGAAGACCCGGCACGCCGGGGAGATCATCCGGGCCTGCACCGATTCCCTCATGCGCATCATGCTGGAGAATGACATCCCCATCCTGCACGAGGTCCTCTCCATCCACACCGAATCGGAGGTCCGCGCCCGGACCATGGGCCGCCTGAACCGGGGCGTGGAGGCGGCGGAAGCCGCCTTGGCCATGACTGGACAGCCGAAGAAATAG
- a CDS encoding response regulator — MKVLVVDDDMICQRVLQLSLESLGHQVVMAKNGREALGIFQDTDIQMVISDWRMPEMDGMELSQAVRSIRKAGYVYFILVSSTRPKADRYAEAVSMGIDDFLMKPFDHDEISNRLRVAERIMQFTTEIRQLKSLLPICMYCRKIRDDGNYWQQIESYIREATGSNFSHGICPDCYEKVVKPELAQLAAEPPQD, encoded by the coding sequence ATGAAAGTCCTAGTCGTCGACGATGACATGATCTGTCAGCGCGTCCTGCAGCTGAGCCTGGAAAGCCTGGGCCACCAGGTGGTGATGGCCAAAAACGGCCGCGAAGCCCTGGGCATCTTCCAGGACACCGACATCCAGATGGTCATCAGCGATTGGCGGATGCCGGAGATGGACGGCATGGAACTTTCCCAGGCCGTCCGCAGCATCCGCAAGGCGGGCTACGTCTATTTCATCCTGGTCAGCTCCACCCGGCCGAAGGCGGACCGCTACGCGGAAGCCGTCTCCATGGGCATCGACGACTTCCTCATGAAGCCCTTCGACCATGACGAAATCTCCAACCGGCTGCGCGTGGCGGAGCGGATCATGCAGTTCACCACGGAGATCCGGCAGTTAAAGTCCCTCCTCCCCATCTGCATGTATTGCCGGAAGATCCGCGACGACGGGAACTACTGGCAGCAGATCGAGAGCTACATCCGGGAAGCCACCGGCTCCAACTTCTCCCACGGCATCTGCCCGGACTGCTATGAGAAGGTGGTCAAGCCGGAGCTGGCCCAGCTGGCCGCCGAGCCGCCGCAGGATTAA
- a CDS encoding deoxyribodipyrimidine photo-lyase: MKTALVWFRRDLRVADNTALHAAGRDFDRVYGLYVFEDRELKDSRAGAPRLHFILESLDSLGKNLAERGSQLLWRRGVAEEEVLQAVRETGAEAVYYNFDGEPGGCARDKRVRAKLRAQGVLPRAWKDDVLHDGREVLKADGKPYVVFTPYSRAWRALPKEAPLPAPRFRQPAGPLPEEPLPTLAELGFTLEADPARLAFQGGERAGRDRLKAFAAGPLLRYGSLRDFPAADGASRLSAHLTVGTLSPRTVYAKAMEARAAHPRAGEEVDTFVGELIWREFYRQILWHFPQVETEAFKPAYKDLPWRNDAKQFQAWCEGRTGYPIVDAGMRQLNQTGWMHNRLRMIAAMFLTKHLLVSWQWGERYFMQRLADGDLASNNGSWQWSASTGTDAQPYFRIFNPNRQAERFDPEGEFIHRYVPEADRPGYPRPIVDHAAQRLKTLALFKGHVG; this comes from the coding sequence CGCGCGGGCGCGCCGCGCCTCCATTTTATCCTGGAATCGCTCGATTCGCTGGGCAAGAACCTGGCGGAGCGGGGCAGCCAGCTATTGTGGCGCCGGGGCGTGGCGGAGGAGGAGGTCCTCCAAGCCGTCCGGGAAACGGGCGCGGAGGCGGTCTATTACAACTTTGACGGGGAGCCGGGCGGTTGCGCCCGGGACAAGCGGGTCCGCGCCAAGCTGAGGGCGCAGGGCGTCCTGCCCCGCGCGTGGAAGGACGATGTCCTGCACGACGGCCGGGAGGTCCTGAAGGCCGACGGGAAGCCTTACGTGGTCTTCACGCCTTATTCCCGCGCCTGGCGGGCGTTGCCGAAGGAGGCGCCGCTCCCCGCGCCGCGTTTCCGCCAACCGGCCGGGCCTTTGCCGGAGGAGCCGCTGCCGACGCTGGCGGAGCTGGGCTTCACGCTGGAGGCCGATCCCGCGCGGCTCGCTTTCCAGGGCGGGGAGCGGGCGGGACGGGACCGGCTGAAGGCGTTCGCCGCCGGGCCGCTCCTGCGCTACGGCAGCCTGCGGGATTTCCCGGCCGCCGACGGCGCGTCCCGCCTTTCCGCGCACCTGACGGTCGGGACGCTCTCCCCGCGGACGGTTTACGCGAAGGCGATGGAGGCGCGCGCCGCCCATCCGCGCGCGGGGGAGGAGGTGGACACCTTCGTCGGCGAGCTGATCTGGCGGGAATTTTACCGGCAGATCCTCTGGCATTTTCCGCAGGTGGAGACGGAGGCTTTCAAGCCCGCCTACAAGGACCTGCCGTGGCGGAACGACGCGAAGCAGTTCCAAGCCTGGTGCGAGGGGCGGACGGGCTACCCGATTGTGGACGCCGGGATGCGCCAGCTGAACCAAACGGGCTGGATGCACAACCGCCTGCGGATGATCGCGGCGATGTTTTTGACCAAGCACCTTTTGGTGAGCTGGCAGTGGGGGGAACGCTATTTCATGCAGCGGCTGGCGGACGGCGACCTGGCGAGCAACAACGGCAGCTGGCAGTGGAGCGCCAGCACGGGGACGGACGCGCAGCCTTACTTCCGCATTTTCAATCCGAACCGGCAGGCGGAGCGCTTTGACCCGGAAGGGGAGTTTATCCACCGCTATGTGCCGGAGGCGGACCGCCCCGGTTATCCGCGCCCGATCGTGGATCACGCGGCGCAGCGGCTGAAGACGCTGGCCTTGTTCAAGGGGCACGTGGGCTAG
- the ribD gene encoding bifunctional diaminohydroxyphosphoribosylaminopyrimidine deaminase/5-amino-6-(5-phosphoribosylamino)uracil reductase RibD, whose protein sequence is MSATFSATDRRCMRRALELARTAFGRTSPNPCVGAVLWKKGRVIGEGYHRGAGKPHAEVEAVRDAKRRGHDPRGATIYVTLEPCSTVGRMPACTGLIVREGIARVVAAAVDPNPLHAGGGYAVLRAAGVRVATGLMAEESNRMNRAFNHFIVTRRPWVTAKIALSLDGKIAPPPGHSPWLTSEAARRTAHLLRWECDAILVGGETARADNPRLTVRLPGKRKPQPWRIVWSRKGQLPRSLHLFSDAHRERTRVVTARAFPSVLKELGGMEVTHLLLEGGGGVLTAALASGLVNEVAFFLAPQIQGSLKEALTAALSHSLELKEPAFERLGPDLFCRCLCG, encoded by the coding sequence ATGTCCGCGACTTTTTCGGCGACTGACCGGCGCTGCATGCGCCGCGCGCTGGAGCTGGCGCGCACGGCCTTTGGCCGTACCAGCCCCAATCCCTGCGTGGGCGCCGTCCTGTGGAAGAAGGGGCGGGTCATCGGGGAGGGATATCACCGGGGCGCCGGAAAGCCCCATGCGGAAGTCGAGGCGGTGCGCGACGCCAAGCGCCGGGGGCACGATCCGCGGGGCGCCACCATTTACGTCACCCTGGAGCCCTGCTCCACCGTGGGCCGGATGCCGGCCTGCACGGGCCTGATCGTCCGGGAGGGGATCGCCCGCGTCGTCGCGGCGGCGGTCGATCCCAATCCGCTCCACGCGGGCGGCGGCTACGCGGTGCTGCGGGCGGCGGGCGTGCGCGTGGCCACGGGGCTCATGGCGGAGGAGTCGAACCGGATGAACCGGGCCTTCAACCACTTCATCGTCACCCGCCGCCCATGGGTGACGGCAAAGATCGCCCTGAGCCTGGACGGGAAGATCGCCCCGCCGCCGGGACACAGCCCCTGGCTTACTTCCGAGGCGGCGCGCCGGACGGCGCACCTCCTCCGCTGGGAGTGCGACGCGATCTTGGTCGGCGGGGAGACGGCGCGGGCCGACAATCCCCGGCTGACCGTCCGCCTGCCGGGGAAGCGCAAGCCGCAGCCGTGGCGGATCGTCTGGAGCCGGAAGGGGCAGCTGCCGCGCTCCCTCCACCTTTTTTCCGACGCACACCGGGAACGGACCCGCGTCGTCACGGCCCGCGCGTTTCCCTCCGTTTTGAAGGAGCTTGGCGGGATGGAGGTGACCCACCTTCTCTTGGAAGGGGGAGGGGGCGTGCTGACGGCGGCGCTGGCCTCCGGCTTGGTCAATGAGGTTGCCTTCTTCCTGGCGCCGCAGATTCAGGGAAGCCTTAAGGAAGCCCTTACCGCCGCGCTGTCCCACTCCCTTGAGCTGAAAGAGCCCGCCTTCGAGCGGTTGGGGCCGGACCTCTTTTGCCGGTGCTTATGCGGGTAG